One Micromonospora eburnea genomic region harbors:
- the gcvP gene encoding aminomethyl-transferring glycine dehydrogenase: MTAEQFADRHIGPDPGDERRMLETVGYSSVDELMDAAIPEVIRWHGALDLPAPASEREAIAELRALAARNTVAVSMIGLGYHGTHTPAVIRRNVLENPAWYTAYTPYQPEISQGRLEALLNFQTMVTDLTGLATANASMLDEGTAAAEAMTLARRASRSKSPVYVVDADALPQTIAVITSRAEPLGIDVRVLDLGRDELPAEFFGLHLQYPGASGAVRDQASLVEAAHRVGALVCVAADLLALTLLRPPGEVGADIAAGTTQRFGVPMGFGGPHAGYLAVRAGLERMLPGRLVGVSKDADGNPAYRLALQTREQHIRREKATSNICTAQVLLAVMAGMYAVYHGPDGLRAIARRTHGMAARLAAGLRAGGVTVADVAFFDTLTVTVPGRAAEVVAAAARRNVNLRLVDADRVGISCDETTTQAHLAAVWAAFGVPHFDGAADEVLPADLRRTSDFLTHPVFHRHRSETAMLRYLRRLADFDYALDRGMIPLGSCTMKLNATTEMEAITWPEFAHLHPFAPPEQTAGYRELIGQLEDWLAEVTGYDAVSVQPNAGSQGELAGLLAIRAYHRQRGEGHRDVCLIPSSAHGTNAASAVMAGMRVVVVGCDADGNVDLVDLDTKIDKHRDDLAAIMVTYPSTHGVYETGIASLCAKVHDAGGQVYVDGANLNALVGFAKPGRFGADLSHLNLHKTFCIPHGGGGPGVGPVAVRAHLAPFLPGDPAGARSDGRPAISAANHGSAGILPIPWAYLRMMGAEGLARATGTAVLAANYVAARLRDHFPVLYAGNKGLVAHECILDLRPLSRATGVSVDDVAKRLIDYGFHAPTMSFPVAGTLMVEPTESEDLAELDRFCDAMIAIRAEIDKVASGEWPAGNNPLCNAPHTAAMVSADEWPYPYPRSVGAYPAGVDRAGRYWPPVRRIDGAYGDRNLVCSCPSPEAFED; this comes from the coding sequence ATGACCGCAGAGCAGTTCGCCGACCGGCATATCGGTCCCGACCCGGGTGACGAGCGCCGGATGCTGGAAACCGTCGGCTACAGCTCCGTCGACGAGCTGATGGACGCCGCGATCCCGGAGGTGATCCGCTGGCACGGCGCCCTGGACCTGCCGGCGCCGGCCAGTGAGCGGGAGGCGATCGCCGAGCTGCGTGCCCTGGCGGCCCGCAACACCGTCGCCGTGTCGATGATCGGCCTGGGCTACCACGGTACGCACACCCCGGCGGTGATCCGGCGTAACGTGCTGGAGAACCCGGCCTGGTACACCGCGTACACGCCGTATCAGCCGGAGATCAGCCAGGGCCGGCTGGAGGCGCTGCTGAACTTCCAGACGATGGTCACCGACCTGACCGGGCTCGCCACCGCCAACGCCTCCATGCTCGATGAGGGCACCGCGGCGGCCGAGGCGATGACCCTCGCCCGGCGCGCGTCCAGGAGCAAGAGCCCGGTGTACGTGGTGGACGCCGACGCGCTGCCGCAGACCATCGCGGTGATCACCAGCCGGGCCGAGCCGCTCGGCATCGACGTGCGGGTGCTCGACCTCGGGCGCGACGAGTTGCCCGCCGAGTTCTTCGGCCTGCACCTGCAGTATCCGGGCGCGTCCGGGGCGGTCCGTGACCAGGCGAGCCTGGTCGAGGCGGCCCACCGGGTCGGGGCGCTGGTGTGCGTGGCCGCGGACCTGCTGGCGTTGACGCTGCTGCGCCCGCCCGGCGAGGTCGGCGCCGACATCGCCGCCGGCACCACCCAGCGCTTCGGTGTGCCGATGGGCTTCGGCGGGCCGCACGCCGGTTACCTGGCGGTGCGGGCGGGCCTGGAGCGGATGCTGCCCGGTCGCCTCGTCGGGGTGTCGAAGGACGCGGACGGCAACCCGGCGTACCGGCTGGCGTTGCAGACCCGCGAGCAGCACATCCGCCGGGAGAAGGCGACCAGCAACATCTGCACCGCGCAGGTGCTGCTGGCGGTGATGGCCGGCATGTACGCGGTCTACCACGGCCCGGACGGGCTGCGGGCGATCGCCCGGCGTACCCACGGCATGGCGGCGCGGCTCGCGGCCGGGCTGCGCGCCGGTGGGGTGACCGTCGCGGACGTGGCGTTCTTCGACACGCTCACCGTGACGGTGCCGGGGCGGGCCGCCGAGGTGGTGGCCGCCGCCGCGCGACGCAACGTGAACCTGCGGCTGGTCGACGCCGACCGGGTGGGGATCTCCTGCGACGAGACGACCACACAGGCGCACCTGGCGGCGGTGTGGGCGGCCTTCGGTGTGCCGCACTTCGACGGGGCGGCCGACGAGGTGCTGCCGGCCGATCTTCGCCGCACGTCGGACTTCCTCACCCACCCGGTGTTCCACCGTCACCGCTCGGAGACGGCGATGCTGCGCTACCTGCGGCGGCTGGCCGACTTCGACTACGCCCTGGACCGGGGCATGATCCCGCTGGGGTCGTGCACGATGAAGCTGAACGCCACCACCGAGATGGAGGCGATCACCTGGCCGGAGTTCGCCCACCTGCACCCGTTCGCGCCGCCGGAGCAGACCGCCGGCTACCGGGAGCTGATCGGCCAGTTGGAGGACTGGCTGGCGGAGGTGACCGGGTACGACGCGGTCAGCGTGCAGCCCAACGCCGGCTCGCAGGGGGAGCTGGCCGGGCTGTTGGCCATCCGGGCGTATCACCGGCAGCGCGGTGAGGGGCATCGGGACGTGTGCCTGATCCCGTCGTCGGCGCACGGCACGAACGCGGCGTCGGCGGTGATGGCCGGCATGCGGGTGGTCGTGGTCGGCTGCGACGCGGACGGCAACGTCGACCTGGTCGACCTCGACACGAAGATCGACAAGCATCGGGACGACCTGGCGGCGATCATGGTGACGTACCCGTCGACGCACGGCGTGTACGAGACGGGCATCGCGTCGCTGTGCGCGAAGGTGCACGACGCCGGCGGCCAGGTGTACGTCGACGGGGCGAACCTCAACGCGCTGGTCGGGTTCGCCAAGCCGGGACGGTTCGGCGCGGACCTGTCGCACCTGAACCTGCACAAGACGTTCTGCATCCCGCACGGCGGGGGCGGGCCGGGGGTGGGCCCGGTGGCGGTGCGGGCGCATCTGGCGCCGTTCCTGCCCGGCGACCCGGCCGGTGCCCGGTCCGACGGCCGGCCGGCGATCTCCGCGGCGAACCACGGTTCGGCGGGGATTCTGCCGATCCCGTGGGCGTACCTGCGGATGATGGGCGCCGAGGGGCTGGCCCGGGCCACCGGGACGGCGGTGCTGGCGGCGAACTACGTGGCGGCACGGCTGCGCGACCACTTCCCGGTGCTGTACGCCGGCAACAAGGGCCTGGTGGCGCACGAGTGCATCCTGGATCTGCGGCCGTTGAGCAGGGCGACCGGGGTGAGCGTCGACGACGTGGCGAAGCGGCTGATCGACTACGGCTTCCACGCGCCGACGATGTCGTTCCCGGTGGCGGGGACGCTGATGGTGGAGCCTACCGAGAGTGAGGACCTGGCCGAACTGGACCGGTTCTGCGACGCGATGATCGCGATCCGGGCGGAGATCGACAAGGTGGCCTCGGGTGAGTGGCCGGCGGGGAACAACCCGCTGTGCAACGCCCCGCACACCGCGGCGATGGTCTCCGCCGACGAGTGGCCGTACCCGTATCCGCGGTCGGTGGGGGCGTATCCGGCCGGGGTGGACCGGGCGGGGCGGTACTGGCCGCCGGTGCGGCGCATCGACGGGGCGTACGGCGACCGGAACCTGGTCTGCTCGTGCCCGTCACCGGAGGCGTTCGAGGATTGA
- the pip gene encoding prolyl aminopeptidase, whose amino-acid sequence MYPPIEPYAHGLLDVGDGQHVYWETCGNPDGRPALVVHGGPGSGATPSWRRLFDPTAYRIILFDQRGCGRSTPHASDPAVDLSVNTTAHLLADMERLREHLGVDRWLLCGASWGSSLSLAYAQRHPERVTALVLFSVVANTRREIDWVTRDMGRIFPQEWARFRDGVPEAERDGDLSAAYARLVNDPDPAVRERAERDWCAWEDVHVSLAGGFEPSPRYADPVFRACFVRIVTHYWSNLGFLPDGQLLRDAGKLAGIPGVLVQGRLDVSGPPDIAWQLTRDWPDARLEIVESGGHGSGHGVGERVIAALDAFAHA is encoded by the coding sequence ATGTATCCACCGATCGAGCCGTACGCGCACGGGCTGCTCGACGTCGGCGACGGTCAGCACGTGTACTGGGAGACCTGCGGCAACCCGGACGGGCGTCCCGCCCTGGTGGTGCACGGCGGCCCCGGCTCCGGCGCCACCCCGTCGTGGCGGCGGCTGTTCGACCCGACCGCCTACCGGATCATCCTGTTCGACCAGCGCGGCTGCGGTCGCAGCACCCCGCACGCCAGCGACCCGGCGGTGGATCTGTCGGTCAACACCACCGCCCACCTGCTCGCCGACATGGAACGGTTGCGCGAGCACCTCGGCGTCGACCGGTGGCTGCTCTGCGGCGCCTCCTGGGGTTCCTCGCTGTCCCTGGCGTACGCCCAGCGCCACCCGGAACGGGTCACCGCGCTGGTGCTGTTCAGCGTCGTCGCCAACACCCGCCGCGAGATCGACTGGGTGACCCGCGACATGGGCCGGATCTTCCCGCAGGAGTGGGCCCGGTTCCGCGACGGCGTGCCCGAGGCGGAGCGGGACGGCGACCTGTCCGCCGCGTACGCCCGGCTGGTCAACGACCCGGACCCGGCCGTACGGGAGCGGGCCGAGCGTGACTGGTGCGCCTGGGAGGACGTGCACGTGTCCCTGGCCGGCGGGTTCGAGCCCAGCCCCCGCTACGCCGACCCGGTGTTCCGGGCGTGCTTCGTGCGGATCGTGACCCACTACTGGAGCAACCTCGGGTTCCTGCCCGACGGGCAGTTGCTGCGCGACGCCGGGAAGCTGGCCGGCATCCCCGGCGTGCTGGTGCAGGGCCGCCTCGACGTGAGCGGCCCGCCGGACATCGCCTGGCAGCTCACCCGCGACTGGCCGGACGCCCGGCTGGAGATCGTCGAGAGCGGCGGCCACGGCAGCGGCCACGGGGTGGGCGAACGGGTGATCGCGGCCCTGGACGCCTTCGCCCACGCCTGA
- a CDS encoding SDR family oxidoreductase — MRVVIAGGHGKIAKLLERELAGRGDSAVGLIRNPDHAAALHAAGAEPVVADLEHTGVDTVAAHLAGADAVVFAAGAGPGSGAARKDTVDRAGAVLLADAAQRAGVRRYLLVSSMGVDAPPRPGSDEAWVAYLRAKKAAEAEITGRDLEATVLRPGRLTDDQPVGRITLARHVGPGEVTRADVARVLLALLYEPATAGLTLELVGGETPIADAIRAVAAG; from the coding sequence ATGCGAGTCGTCATCGCCGGAGGCCACGGCAAGATCGCCAAGCTGTTGGAGCGGGAACTCGCCGGGCGCGGCGACAGCGCCGTCGGGCTGATCCGTAACCCCGACCACGCCGCCGCGCTGCACGCCGCCGGCGCCGAACCGGTCGTGGCCGACCTGGAACACACCGGCGTCGACACCGTCGCCGCCCACCTGGCCGGCGCGGACGCGGTGGTGTTCGCCGCCGGGGCCGGTCCGGGCAGCGGCGCCGCCCGCAAGGACACCGTCGACCGGGCGGGCGCCGTGCTGCTCGCCGACGCCGCCCAACGCGCCGGCGTCCGCCGCTACCTGCTGGTCTCCTCGATGGGCGTGGACGCCCCACCCCGGCCCGGCAGCGACGAGGCGTGGGTGGCGTACCTGCGGGCCAAGAAGGCCGCCGAGGCGGAGATCACCGGCCGGGACCTCGAGGCGACCGTGCTACGCCCCGGGCGGCTCACCGACGACCAGCCCGTCGGGCGGATCACCCTCGCCCGGCACGTCGGGCCCGGCGAGGTCACCCGCGCCGACGTGGCCCGCGTCCTGCTCGCGCTGCTCTACGAGCCGGCCACCGCCGGGCTGACCCTGGAACTCGTCGGCGGGGAGACGCCGATCGCCGACGCGATCCGGGCGGTCGCCGCCGGCTGA
- a CDS encoding winged helix-turn-helix transcriptional regulator has protein sequence MIEAVPGRGGMDVPDWRSRDLVAGDCPLSRTLEIVGGRWNAMIIVRRDEQPGTPARVEYALTGRGVSLRPVLAAMWRWGVRDEASWSAAAG, from the coding sequence GTGATCGAGGCCGTGCCGGGCAGAGGCGGTATGGACGTGCCGGACTGGCGCTCCCGGGACCTTGTCGCGGGGGACTGCCCGCTGTCGCGCACGTTGGAGATTGTGGGCGGCCGGTGGAACGCCATGATCATCGTGCGCCGCGACGAGCAGCCCGGCACGCCGGCGCGTGTCGAGTACGCGCTGACCGGCCGTGGCGTCTCGCTGCGGCCGGTGCTGGCGGCGATGTGGCGGTGGGGGGTACGCGACGAGGCCAGTTGGTCGGCGGCGGCCGGTTGA
- a CDS encoding chorismate-binding protein, translating to MSEDGPDGVEALPRKVIDVPGAPDGCRERLVERARLQWRPADGGDPAALAQEFLAAHGIALDDLARPAVHDPSGVCGAALYLSAAAGARAAGGPPGAPTPAPALPDLVVVVYGHTDRPPAPQGPADSGWRLGDWRDSWTPRQHADAVAAVRAAIGRGDVYQVNLVGHAAAPYVGDPRPALARLAALPGARYGGTLTGAGWAIGCASPETLIALEDGRLVTRPIKGTRAATPAGRRELLASAKERAEHIMIVDLERNDLARVARTGSVRVDELFAVRRWCDLWQAESTVSAAPAEGLGLAELLRAVCPGGSVTGAPKLAALDRIAALEPVGRGAGMGALGWVGPGRLDLGLTIRTAAADGDRLHLWAGGGITWGSDPAAEVAEAAAKAAPVRALLAAG from the coding sequence ATGAGCGAGGATGGGCCAGACGGCGTGGAAGCGCTCCCACGGAAGGTGATCGACGTTCCCGGCGCCCCCGACGGCTGCCGGGAACGGCTCGTGGAACGGGCGCGGCTGCAGTGGCGGCCCGCCGACGGCGGCGACCCGGCCGCACTGGCGCAGGAGTTCCTCGCCGCGCACGGGATCGCCCTGGACGACCTGGCCCGCCCGGCCGTCCACGACCCGTCCGGGGTCTGCGGGGCCGCCCTGTACCTGTCCGCAGCCGCCGGGGCGCGGGCCGCCGGCGGCCCGCCCGGCGCCCCCACCCCGGCGCCGGCCCTGCCCGACCTGGTGGTGGTCGTCTACGGCCACACCGACCGGCCGCCCGCGCCGCAGGGCCCCGCCGACAGCGGCTGGCGGCTGGGCGACTGGCGGGACAGTTGGACCCCCCGACAGCACGCCGACGCGGTGGCCGCCGTGCGCGCCGCCATCGGTCGTGGCGACGTCTACCAGGTCAACCTGGTCGGCCACGCCGCCGCGCCGTACGTCGGGGACCCGCGGCCGGCGCTCGCCCGGCTGGCCGCCCTGCCCGGCGCCCGCTACGGCGGCACCCTGACCGGCGCGGGCTGGGCGATCGGCTGCGCCTCACCGGAGACACTGATCGCCCTCGAGGACGGTCGCCTGGTCACCCGGCCGATCAAGGGCACCCGGGCGGCCACCCCTGCCGGGCGGCGGGAACTGCTCGCCTCCGCGAAGGAACGCGCCGAACACATCATGATCGTCGACCTGGAACGCAACGACCTGGCCCGGGTGGCCCGCACCGGCTCGGTGCGGGTGGACGAGCTGTTCGCCGTACGCCGGTGGTGTGACCTGTGGCAGGCGGAGTCGACGGTGTCGGCGGCCCCCGCCGAGGGGCTGGGCCTGGCCGAACTGCTGCGGGCGGTGTGCCCCGGCGGGTCGGTGACCGGTGCGCCCAAGCTGGCCGCGCTGGACCGGATCGCGGCCCTGGAGCCGGTCGGTCGGGGCGCCGGCATGGGCGCGCTGGGCTGGGTCGGGCCCGGCCGCCTCGACCTGGGGTTGACCATCCGCACCGCCGCGGCCGACGGCGACCGGCTGCACCTGTGGGCCGGTGGTGGCATCACCTGGGGCAGTGATCCGGCCGCCGAGGTCGCCGAGGCGGCGGCGAAGGCCGCCCCGGTGCGCGCCCTGCTCGCCGCCGGCTGA
- a CDS encoding GNAT family N-acetyltransferase gives MPVRAEHDRAVLAELLGRDPVLHAYQLGDLDDFFWPYTSWFRRGDRVALLYHGVELPTLLAFASPQDVGELAALLEELAPVLPARLWAHLSPGLEATVARWYEVSDGAGHHRMALTDPARLATVAPAGETLDRADLPALLDLYAAAYPGNWFDPRMLDTGQYVGIRDGGDLVAVAGVHVWSPTWRVAALGNVTTHPRLRGRGLAAAAVAALCARLRADVDHVTLNVRADNAAAVRLYERLGFTRAADFTECALLRRR, from the coding sequence ATGCCTGTCCGCGCCGAACACGACCGGGCCGTCCTGGCCGAGCTGCTGGGCCGCGACCCGGTGCTGCACGCGTACCAGCTGGGCGACCTGGACGACTTCTTCTGGCCGTACACGTCGTGGTTCCGGCGCGGCGACCGGGTGGCGTTGCTCTACCACGGTGTCGAGCTGCCGACGCTGCTGGCGTTCGCCTCGCCGCAGGACGTCGGCGAGCTGGCCGCGCTGTTGGAGGAGCTCGCGCCGGTGTTGCCGGCCCGGCTGTGGGCGCACCTCTCCCCCGGCCTGGAGGCCACCGTGGCGCGCTGGTACGAGGTGTCCGACGGCGCCGGGCACCATCGGATGGCGTTGACCGACCCGGCCCGGCTGGCCACGGTCGCCCCCGCCGGCGAGACGCTCGACCGCGCCGACCTGCCGGCGCTGCTCGACCTGTACGCCGCCGCGTACCCGGGCAACTGGTTCGACCCGCGGATGCTGGACACCGGCCAGTACGTGGGCATCCGGGACGGCGGCGACCTGGTCGCGGTGGCCGGGGTGCACGTTTGGTCCCCCACCTGGCGGGTGGCCGCCCTGGGCAACGTCACCACCCACCCGCGCCTGCGTGGCCGAGGGCTGGCCGCGGCGGCCGTGGCGGCACTCTGCGCCCGGCTGCGCGCCGACGTCGACCACGTGACGCTCAACGTCCGGGCCGACAACGCCGCCGCCGTACGCCTCTACGAGCGGCTCGGCTTCACCCGGGCCGCCGACTTCACCGAGTGCGCGCTGCTCCGCCGTCGGTGA
- a CDS encoding DivIVA domain-containing protein: MSATPISGYDGGQVSRVQVRMTSDRVRRWEFDAAAFARRGYDPTDVDRFRVQVADELDRLAAQVANLRAENERLNDHLELHRHGVLPSTSTAAKLPAAKEVNLLSAAQREAEQIIAQAHDYAQRVAEYARMQYESYMRAAAEEAKREAERAVAEYRSSSGVNFDDSVATREALRIFGEMMISHMQAAARHLDDGSEKLARTMERIAAEVTAGVAVGASGAAGGAAAGAPAVDGGRVRVAVAPRTQR, translated from the coding sequence GTGAGCGCGACCCCGATCAGCGGGTACGACGGGGGCCAGGTCTCCCGTGTCCAGGTCCGGATGACCTCGGACCGGGTGCGGCGGTGGGAGTTCGACGCGGCGGCGTTCGCCCGCCGGGGCTACGACCCGACGGATGTGGACCGGTTCCGCGTGCAGGTGGCCGACGAGCTGGATCGGCTGGCGGCGCAGGTGGCGAATCTGCGGGCGGAGAACGAGCGGCTCAACGATCATCTGGAGCTGCACCGGCACGGGGTGCTTCCGAGTACCAGCACGGCGGCGAAGCTGCCGGCGGCGAAGGAGGTCAACCTGCTGTCGGCGGCGCAGCGGGAGGCCGAGCAGATCATCGCCCAGGCGCACGATTACGCCCAGCGGGTGGCCGAGTACGCCCGGATGCAGTACGAGAGCTACATGCGCGCTGCGGCGGAGGAGGCGAAGCGGGAGGCCGAGCGGGCGGTGGCGGAGTATCGCAGCAGCTCGGGCGTGAACTTCGACGATTCGGTGGCCACCCGGGAGGCGCTGCGGATCTTCGGCGAGATGATGATCTCGCACATGCAGGCCGCGGCCCGGCATCTCGATGACGGCAGTGAAAAGTTGGCGCGGACGATGGAGCGGATCGCGGCGGAGGTCACCGCCGGCGTGGCGGTGGGCGCCAGCGGTGCGGCCGGGGGCGCCGCCGCAGGGGCGCCGGCGGTCGACGGTGGGCGGGTGCGGGTCGCCGTGGCGCCCCGGACCCAGCGCTGA
- a CDS encoding DUF5999 family protein, whose product MCQHQPTCPSADATDREAARVLACFPEQGWSLLCNGVIVFEDTGELLPDGSTIAPHRGPARHALVA is encoded by the coding sequence ATGTGCCAGCACCAGCCCACCTGCCCCTCCGCCGACGCGACTGACCGCGAAGCCGCCCGCGTCCTCGCCTGCTTTCCTGAGCAGGGCTGGAGCCTGCTCTGCAACGGCGTCATCGTCTTCGAGGACACCGGCGAGCTGCTCCCCGACGGCAGCACCATCGCCCCGCACCGCGGCCCCGCCCGACACGCCCTCGTCGCCTGA
- a CDS encoding NAD-dependent protein deacetylase, with protein sequence MTQTFDALTRLVAAGDVVVLSGAGLSTESGIPDYRGPSGAARRHTPMTFQAFTGDPDARRRYWARSHLGWRLIARAAPNAGHRAVAWLQHAGLVGGVITQNVDGLHTAAGSTGVIELHGRLDEVVCLDCGNLTSREELDRRLREANPGFVAQVARVNPDGDVDLPDEVVAGFRTVDCGICGTGMLKPDVVFFGETVPAPRVADCFALVERARAVLVLGSSLAVMSGRRFVIRAAKLGIPVAIVNQGPTRGDGHATVTVDGPLGEVLPALVDRVTGPAATIGVDRVTGPTATGGVVAGKTAAV encoded by the coding sequence GTGACGCAGACCTTCGACGCGTTGACCCGGCTGGTGGCCGCCGGGGATGTGGTGGTGCTCAGCGGCGCCGGGTTGTCCACCGAGTCGGGTATCCCGGACTACCGTGGGCCCAGTGGCGCGGCGCGCCGGCACACCCCCATGACGTTCCAGGCGTTCACCGGGGACCCGGACGCGCGGCGGCGCTACTGGGCGCGCAGCCACCTGGGTTGGCGGCTGATCGCCCGGGCCGCCCCGAACGCGGGGCACCGGGCGGTCGCGTGGCTGCAGCACGCCGGGCTGGTCGGCGGGGTCATCACGCAGAACGTCGACGGGTTGCACACTGCGGCCGGCAGCACCGGGGTGATCGAGCTGCACGGCCGTCTCGACGAGGTGGTGTGCCTGGACTGCGGCAACCTGACCTCCCGGGAGGAGCTGGACCGGCGGCTGCGCGAGGCCAATCCGGGCTTCGTCGCGCAGGTGGCCCGGGTCAATCCCGACGGCGACGTCGACCTGCCCGACGAGGTCGTCGCCGGGTTCCGGACCGTCGACTGCGGCATCTGCGGCACCGGCATGCTGAAGCCGGACGTGGTGTTCTTCGGCGAGACGGTGCCCGCGCCCCGCGTGGCTGACTGTTTCGCCCTGGTCGAGCGGGCCCGGGCGGTGCTGGTGCTCGGCTCGTCGTTGGCGGTCATGTCGGGGCGCCGGTTCGTGATCCGGGCGGCGAAACTCGGCATTCCGGTCGCCATCGTCAACCAGGGGCCCACCCGTGGTGACGGGCACGCCACCGTGACGGTGGACGGGCCGCTGGGTGAGGTGCTGCCCGCCCTGGTCGACCGGGTCACTGGCCCGGCCGCAACCATCGGCGTCGACCGGGTCACCGGCCCGACCGCAACCGGCGGGGTCGTCGCCGGGAAGACCGCAGCGGTGTAG
- a CDS encoding MarR family winged helix-turn-helix transcriptional regulator → MTATPDREALGTLLRHVLDLLDGDVAAVYTDLDLADYRPRYSPLVRVLVADGPLPIRDLATRIGVTHSAASQTVAQMSRAGLVTLTPGTDGRQRIVTLTDRARALLPVVEAEWAATATAMRRLDAELPVPLADELRAVLAALRRRPLRDRIADTGLAPRRAR, encoded by the coding sequence GTGACCGCCACCCCCGACCGCGAGGCGCTGGGCACCCTGCTGCGCCACGTACTGGACCTGCTCGACGGCGACGTCGCCGCCGTCTACACCGACCTCGACCTGGCCGACTACCGGCCCCGGTATTCGCCGCTGGTGCGGGTGCTGGTCGCCGACGGTCCGCTGCCCATCCGCGACCTCGCCACCCGGATCGGGGTCACCCACTCCGCGGCCAGCCAGACCGTCGCCCAGATGAGCCGCGCCGGCCTGGTCACCCTCACCCCCGGCACCGACGGCCGGCAGCGCATCGTCACCCTCACCGACCGGGCGCGGGCACTGCTGCCCGTCGTCGAGGCCGAGTGGGCGGCCACCGCCACCGCCATGCGGCGGCTCGACGCCGAACTGCCCGTGCCCCTCGCGGACGAACTGCGCGCGGTCCTCGCGGCGCTGCGCCGCCGCCCGCTGCGCGACCGGATCGCCGACACCGGCCTGGCGCCCCGCCGCGCGCGCTGA
- the def gene encoding peptide deformylase, with the protein MTMRPIRIIGDAVLRTPCEPVTSFDADLRALVQDLMDTLLGAPGRAGVAAPQIGVSAQVFVYDADGHRGHLINPTLELSEERQDDDEGCLSIPGLYFPTPRAMHATAHGFDQHGQPLTIAGSGFLARALQHETDHLHGRLYVDTLRGDTRRRALREIRAGRFDSPGRRL; encoded by the coding sequence ATGACTATGCGCCCGATCCGGATCATCGGCGACGCCGTGCTGCGCACCCCGTGCGAGCCGGTGACCAGCTTCGACGCCGACCTGCGCGCCCTGGTGCAGGACCTGATGGACACGCTGCTCGGCGCGCCCGGCCGCGCCGGGGTGGCCGCGCCCCAGATCGGGGTGAGCGCGCAGGTGTTCGTCTACGACGCCGACGGCCACCGCGGCCACCTGATCAACCCGACCCTGGAGCTGTCCGAGGAACGCCAGGACGACGACGAGGGTTGCCTGTCCATCCCCGGCCTGTACTTCCCGACCCCGCGCGCGATGCACGCCACCGCGCACGGCTTCGACCAGCACGGCCAGCCGCTGACCATCGCCGGCAGCGGCTTCCTGGCCCGCGCCCTGCAACACGAGACCGACCACCTGCACGGCCGCCTGTACGTCGACACGCTGCGCGGCGACACCCGCCGCCGGGCCCTGCGGGAGATCCGCGCGGGCCGGTTCGACTCGCCCGGCCGGCGACTGTGA